One cyanobiont of Ornithocercus magnificus DNA segment encodes these proteins:
- a CDS encoding pyrroline-5-carboxylate reductase, which yields MLQPSKPGSISMPAIGVVGLGQMAKALIKPLLQCGVLQPSELLAIVNTTTSCQHSLKTLPKGITVYTADDPVAVKVWQTPMQLLAVKPQQLAQVAASCPSKSLIAQEEQPLLVSILAGVCLRQLQDYFPSHACVRVVPSITLLAGAGLTGIAWGDNIHNNHQRWALQLFQAVGEVLELPENQLDAFLALTSSGPAYVALVAEAMADGAVAAGLPRQLALYLAHRTLAGTATLLQLHELHPAQLKDMVTSPAGTTAAALRHLERAGLRSALIEAVIAAAIRSKELSVE from the coding sequence ATGTTACAGCCCTCTAAGCCTGGCTCAATCTCAATGCCAGCAATTGGTGTAGTTGGACTTGGTCAGATGGCTAAGGCCCTGATCAAGCCACTTCTACAATGTGGTGTACTGCAACCCTCAGAGCTTCTCGCTATTGTTAATACTACAACCAGCTGCCAGCACTCACTCAAGACCTTGCCAAAAGGCATAACTGTCTACACAGCTGACGACCCTGTCGCTGTTAAAGTTTGGCAAACTCCAATGCAGCTTCTAGCAGTAAAGCCACAGCAGTTAGCCCAGGTTGCAGCTTCCTGCCCATCCAAGTCTCTTATTGCGCAAGAAGAGCAACCCTTATTAGTTTCTATTCTAGCCGGTGTATGCCTGCGACAGCTGCAAGATTACTTTCCTTCTCACGCCTGTGTCCGCGTTGTTCCCAGCATAACATTATTAGCTGGTGCAGGCTTGACCGGCATAGCCTGGGGGGATAATATACACAATAACCATCAACGTTGGGCCCTACAGCTTTTCCAGGCTGTGGGTGAGGTCCTGGAACTACCAGAAAACCAGCTTGATGCCTTCTTGGCCCTTACCTCGTCAGGACCAGCATATGTAGCTCTTGTAGCTGAGGCAATGGCCGATGGTGCTGTTGCAGCTGGACTGCCACGGCAGCTCGCGCTGTACTTAGCCCATCGCACTCTGGCTGGTACTGCCACTTTACTTCAACTGCATGAGCTTCACCCTGCCCAGCTCAAGGATATGGTGACTTCACCAGCAGGTACTACAGCAGCGGCACTCCGTCACCTTGAGCGTGCTGGCTTGAGGTCTGCTTTAATCGAAGCAGTTATAGCAGCAGCTATACGTAGTAAGGAGCTCTCCGTAGAGTAG
- a CDS encoding small-conductance mechanosensitive channel codes for MSEVTTLTIKRSITVRAVVTPAWKEEAERELSSGIAGLDQQLAQLVQEGQQVVDEVRRQSINPLDPRVQEQVAQVQQQVAVKQAELEEQKRGLLQQQAQVHDLEIEQIVEQGQIESLCDLTVGDNLINKMQVAIVVRNGVVESIEQG; via the coding sequence ATGTCTGAAGTTACCACACTCACGATCAAGCGTTCGATCACGGTGAGGGCTGTGGTGACGCCCGCTTGGAAAGAAGAAGCTGAGCGTGAACTCAGCAGCGGCATAGCTGGCTTGGACCAGCAACTGGCACAACTGGTACAGGAGGGGCAGCAAGTTGTCGATGAGGTAAGGCGTCAAAGCATCAATCCTCTTGACCCACGAGTTCAGGAACAAGTTGCTCAAGTCCAGCAGCAGGTTGCGGTTAAACAGGCCGAACTTGAGGAGCAAAAGCGAGGACTGCTGCAACAGCAGGCCCAAGTGCACGATCTTGAGATAGAGCAGATTGTTGAGCAAGGCCAGATCGAGAGTCTGTGCGATTTGACAGTTGGTGATAACCTTATCAACAAGATGCAAGTAGCGATCGTCGTGCGCAACGGCGTGGTCGAGTCGATTGAGCAGGGTTGA
- a CDS encoding 2-oxo acid dehydrogenase subunit E2 encodes MTEGKIVEWLKGPGEHVGRGETVLVVESDKADMDVESFHEGFLAAVLMPAGSTAPVGETIGLIVETEAEIAAVQSKAPSSGTVNTLPAAPAAPAASSVPIDTSQEVTPPAKTLGSQTTTPTTTRSNNSRITATPRARKLAIQMGVDLTTMRGSGPHGRIQAEDVQKATGQPVSVPRIAEGTAPASTGNGTITTATATTSAPTGNSFGSPGETVAFNSLQQAVNRNMEASLLVPCFRVGYTITTDKLDAFYKQVKSKGVTMTALLVKAVASTLTRHVQVNAATAVQGMAYPSDINVAVAVAMADGGLITPVLRNADRTDLYEMSRQWRDLVKRSRNKQLQPEEYSTGTFTLSNLGMFGVDRFDAILPPGTGAILAVAASRPVAVAGKDGSIAVRSQMQVNLTADHRVIYGADGAAFLKDLAELIETQPEKLAVM; translated from the coding sequence ATGACGGAGGGTAAAATTGTGGAATGGTTGAAAGGGCCTGGCGAGCACGTGGGTCGGGGCGAGACAGTGCTCGTTGTTGAGTCTGATAAAGCAGACATGGACGTTGAGTCCTTCCATGAAGGCTTTCTCGCGGCTGTGCTCATGCCCGCTGGCAGCACAGCGCCTGTAGGGGAAACAATTGGCTTGATCGTAGAGACTGAGGCAGAGATTGCTGCAGTGCAATCCAAAGCCCCAAGCTCTGGCACGGTAAATACTTTGCCAGCAGCTCCAGCAGCTCCAGCAGCCAGTTCTGTGCCTATTGACACTTCTCAGGAAGTCACTCCACCAGCAAAAACGCTTGGATCGCAGACAACTACACCAACCACCACTAGGTCTAATAACAGCCGCATTACAGCTACACCGCGAGCTAGAAAACTAGCTATTCAGATGGGCGTGGACCTAACAACCATGCGCGGCAGTGGCCCCCATGGTCGTATCCAAGCTGAAGATGTGCAAAAAGCTACTGGCCAGCCAGTTAGTGTCCCACGCATTGCCGAAGGTACGGCTCCAGCTTCTACAGGCAACGGAACCATAACTACAGCGACAGCGACTACTTCTGCTCCTACAGGTAACAGTTTCGGGAGCCCAGGTGAAACTGTTGCTTTCAACAGCCTTCAGCAAGCAGTAAACCGCAATATGGAAGCAAGCCTGCTAGTGCCTTGTTTCCGAGTTGGCTACACGATTACCACAGATAAGTTGGATGCCTTTTATAAGCAGGTGAAATCGAAGGGAGTGACAATGACGGCTTTGCTCGTTAAGGCTGTAGCTTCTACACTGACCCGTCATGTACAAGTAAACGCTGCGACAGCAGTACAAGGCATGGCATATCCATCTGACATAAATGTAGCTGTAGCTGTAGCCATGGCTGATGGTGGTCTTATCACACCAGTGTTACGTAATGCTGATCGTACTGATCTATATGAGATGTCACGCCAGTGGCGCGACCTAGTGAAGCGCTCACGCAACAAGCAACTACAACCAGAAGAATATAGTACCGGTACCTTTACTCTCTCTAACCTAGGAATGTTCGGTGTTGACCGGTTTGATGCTATTTTGCCGCCCGGCACTGGTGCAATTCTTGCAGTTGCTGCTTCCCGGCCTGTTGCAGTTGCCGGGAAAGATGGCTCAATTGCAGTGAGGAGCCAGATGCAGGTGAATCTCACTGCTGACCACCGTGTTATTTATGGTGCTGATGGTGCTGCTTTCCTCAAGGATTTAGCAGAGTTAATTGAGACACAACCTGAAAAGCTAGCGGTGATGTAG
- a CDS encoding MFS transporter yields MVQSMHNYELFSLETLSGLQLNNPGTVTNSSSSKRDQGLKAVIRLGQFRRLWIGQIFSQLADKFYIVLMVYLIAQYWAIKIPQDNSILNGIASAIRIDLKTQSQMITLLATGIYVANTIPAMALGTLAGVWADRWSKRPVMVGSNALRALLVLLTPLCLLPGPCWFGLGWGYWALLLMTFFESILTQFFAPAEQAAITLLVPPRHLLAANSLYQATSMGATIVGFALGEPILRLLRLGFIRLGLSGGEFLLLPFCYGMAALSLSGIRTCKPPQVQADNTIWREVGEGLQVLREQSSVRGALLHLVLLYSLLAAMYVLAISLAAIIPKLGPTQFGTLLAMSGLGIALGSVLVAQVGHHCSRRRLTSSGLSIITWSLVMLAQLNGLLGPTLLFCGVFGFGTAMVAIPAQTIIQEDTPETKRGKVFGLQNNLTNIALSLPLVLAGTLVSRYGLNLVLWLLAGIALVAALLERPWEHY; encoded by the coding sequence ATGGTACAGAGTATGCACAATTATGAACTGTTTAGTTTGGAGACCTTGAGTGGTTTGCAGCTGAATAATCCAGGTACTGTAACAAACAGTAGCAGCAGTAAAAGGGATCAAGGACTAAAAGCTGTTATCAGGCTAGGGCAATTTCGACGTCTCTGGATCGGGCAGATTTTTTCACAACTAGCAGATAAGTTCTACATAGTCCTGATGGTGTACTTGATTGCTCAGTACTGGGCAATCAAGATCCCACAAGACAACAGTATTTTGAACGGGATTGCTAGCGCAATCCGGATAGATCTCAAAACACAGTCCCAAATGATTACCCTGTTGGCAACAGGGATTTATGTAGCCAACACAATTCCAGCAATGGCACTGGGAACTTTGGCTGGTGTATGGGCAGACCGGTGGTCTAAGCGTCCAGTCATGGTTGGATCCAATGCTCTGCGGGCACTATTGGTACTGCTAACCCCACTTTGCCTCTTGCCAGGCCCCTGCTGGTTCGGATTGGGCTGGGGCTATTGGGCCTTGTTGTTAATGACTTTTTTCGAGTCAATTCTGACACAGTTCTTCGCCCCAGCAGAACAGGCTGCAATTACACTTCTAGTCCCACCAAGACATCTGTTGGCGGCTAACTCACTTTATCAAGCTACCAGCATGGGAGCAACAATTGTAGGATTCGCTCTTGGGGAACCCATCTTGAGGTTACTTCGATTGGGATTTATCCGTCTTGGCCTTTCGGGTGGCGAATTTTTACTGTTGCCATTTTGCTATGGTATGGCCGCCCTTAGTCTCAGCGGCATTAGAACGTGCAAGCCGCCACAGGTCCAGGCTGACAACACCATCTGGAGAGAGGTAGGCGAAGGGTTACAGGTGTTAAGGGAGCAATCAAGTGTCCGGGGTGCATTACTCCATCTAGTACTGCTCTATAGCTTACTAGCAGCTATGTACGTACTTGCGATCTCTCTTGCTGCCATAATACCAAAACTCGGACCAACACAATTCGGCACGCTGCTAGCTATGAGCGGTCTGGGTATAGCCCTTGGTTCTGTATTGGTGGCTCAGGTTGGTCATCACTGCAGCCGAAGAAGACTTACTAGCAGCGGCCTAAGCATAATTACCTGGAGTCTAGTGATGTTAGCTCAGCTCAACGGTCTACTTGGCCCGACACTCCTGTTCTGTGGTGTCTTTGGCTTTGGTACAGCAATGGTGGCGATCCCAGCACAGACCATCATCCAGGAAGATACCCCTGAAACTAAGCGTGGCAAAGTATTTGGCCTTCAGAACAACCTAACCAACATTGCACTTAGTCTACCTCTTGTATTGGCTGGAACTCTAGTGAGCCGGTACGGACTCAATCTGGTGCTGTGGTTACTTGCTGGAATAGCTTTAGTCGCAGCTCTATTAGAGCGACCCTGGGAACACTACTAG
- a CDS encoding cysteine synthase A — translation MGATKVRIRTENLESTKKQNPPQIVMACIYSDNSQAIGNTPLVRLNHVTRGCKASVLAKIEGRNPAYSVKCRVGANMIWDAENQGKLNRDKVIIEPTSGNTGIALAFTAAARGYRLVLTMPESMSIERRRVMAVLGAEIILTEAVRGMSGAINKAKEIAEKDPARYFMPSQFDNPANPEIHFKTTGPEIWNDCDGAIDVLVAGVGTGGTITGVSNYIKREKKKSITSVAVEPSSSPVITQTLNGEEIQPGPHKIQGIGAGFIPRNLDLSIIDRVEQVTNDESVTMALQLAQEEGLLVGISCGAAAAAAVRLAKQDEFAGKTIVVVLPDLAERYLSSVMFTDVPTGIIEQPLAI, via the coding sequence ATGGGAGCGACTAAAGTTAGGATTAGGACAGAGAACTTAGAGTCAACCAAGAAACAGAATCCACCACAAATTGTTATGGCGTGCATCTACAGTGACAATAGTCAAGCAATTGGTAATACACCTCTAGTAAGACTGAATCATGTCACTAGAGGCTGCAAAGCTAGCGTACTCGCCAAAATTGAAGGCCGTAATCCGGCTTACAGCGTTAAGTGCCGCGTCGGTGCCAATATGATTTGGGATGCCGAGAACCAAGGTAAACTTAACCGAGATAAGGTAATCATCGAGCCTACCTCGGGCAACACAGGAATTGCTTTGGCTTTCACAGCTGCTGCCCGCGGCTACAGGTTGGTCCTTACTATGCCTGAGTCAATGTCTATAGAGCGACGTAGGGTTATGGCTGTTTTAGGTGCCGAGATTATTTTAACTGAAGCTGTTAGGGGTATGTCAGGTGCCATCAACAAGGCAAAAGAGATTGCTGAGAAAGATCCAGCTAGATACTTTATGCCTAGTCAATTCGACAACCCTGCTAATCCTGAGATCCACTTCAAAACCACTGGCCCGGAAATCTGGAATGATTGTGATGGTGCCATTGATGTTTTAGTAGCTGGTGTTGGTACAGGTGGCACCATCACTGGTGTTTCTAACTACATCAAGCGAGAGAAAAAAAAGTCCATCACTTCTGTAGCGGTAGAACCTAGCAGTAGCCCAGTAATTACTCAGACCTTAAATGGCGAAGAGATCCAGCCTGGTCCCCACAAGATTCAAGGTATCGGCGCTGGCTTCATCCCTAGAAACCTTGATCTCTCTATTATCGACCGTGTCGAGCAAGTAACTAATGATGAGTCAGTTACCATGGCCTTGCAGTTAGCACAGGAAGAAGGTTTGCTAGTAGGTATTTCTTGCGGCGCTGCCGCTGCCGCTGCTGTCCGCTTGGCAAAGCAAGATGAATTTGCCGGTAAGACTATAGTTGTCGTTCTGCCTGACCTTGCAGAACGCTACCTCTCCTCGGTAATGTTTACTGATGTACCAACCGGTATTATCGAACAACCGCTGGCTATATGA
- a CDS encoding YggS family pyridoxal phosphate-dependent enzyme, translating into MLFSSSPIDYTMLSSRLQRLQRDLPSTTQLLAVSKGYPASAVAALAKAGQRDFGESRLQEALAKQKLLDVFPGLRWHFIGRLQSNKVRRVVRQFSTIHSLDSSELCERVSRIALEEKCQPKVLFQVKFRDDPNKGGWVPNSLRQAWPDLLRLAGIHPIGLMTICPQSLDESGRLDVFRDCRALADELLLPDCSMGMSSDWRLAVSEGATWIRLGSSLFSPRLAEVM; encoded by the coding sequence ATGCTGTTCTCTTCCTCACCCATTGATTACACAATGCTTTCTAGTCGCTTGCAAAGACTGCAGCGAGACTTACCATCGACAACCCAACTGCTAGCTGTTAGTAAGGGCTATCCTGCATCTGCAGTTGCTGCACTAGCGAAAGCTGGCCAGAGAGACTTTGGTGAGAGCCGCCTCCAAGAGGCATTGGCCAAGCAGAAGCTCCTGGACGTTTTTCCGGGACTCCGCTGGCATTTTATCGGCCGGCTTCAGAGCAACAAGGTACGGCGTGTCGTGCGCCAGTTTAGTACCATCCATTCACTTGATAGTTCAGAGCTGTGTGAGCGGGTGTCCCGTATTGCTCTTGAGGAAAAATGTCAGCCAAAAGTCTTGTTCCAAGTCAAGTTTCGTGATGATCCTAACAAGGGCGGCTGGGTGCCAAACTCTCTCCGTCAGGCTTGGCCAGATCTCTTGAGGTTGGCTGGCATACATCCAATTGGTCTAATGACTATATGCCCACAGAGTCTGGATGAAAGTGGCCGACTCGATGTCTTCCGTGATTGCCGTGCCTTAGCTGATGAGCTTTTGCTGCCTGACTGCTCGATGGGCATGAGTAGCGACTGGCGGTTAGCAGTGAGTGAAGGAGCTACCTGGATAAGGTTGGGGTCATCTCTGTTTAGCCCTCGCCTAGCGGAAGTTATGTAA
- a CDS encoding ribosome-associated translation inhibitor RaiA, with translation MKLLIHGRNLELTSALRDYTESKLSRAIQHFEDLVKEADVHLSVARNPRVPQQTAEVTVFANGTVIRAQERSENLYASIDLAAGKLCRQLRRYKERNNNHHGASHKRSASLAGDIIVEEASADTPLSPDREVQLPDPGVRRKYFAMPPMTLEQARQQLDLIDHDFYLFRDGESGQLQVIYRRNHGGYGVIQARD, from the coding sequence ATGAAGCTTCTAATTCATGGTCGCAACCTTGAACTAACCTCTGCCCTGCGCGACTACACCGAATCCAAGTTGTCGCGAGCAATCCAACATTTTGAAGATCTGGTAAAGGAGGCAGATGTCCATCTCTCCGTTGCCCGCAATCCGCGAGTGCCACAGCAGACTGCAGAAGTCACTGTATTTGCAAATGGTACGGTGATCCGAGCTCAGGAGCGTAGTGAGAATCTCTATGCCAGCATAGACCTGGCTGCAGGCAAGCTATGCCGCCAGCTGCGCCGCTATAAGGAACGCAACAACAACCATCACGGCGCTAGTCACAAACGCTCAGCTAGCTTGGCTGGTGATATAATAGTTGAGGAAGCATCAGCTGATACGCCTTTAAGCCCTGACCGAGAAGTGCAACTTCCCGATCCTGGCGTGCGCCGGAAGTACTTTGCTATGCCACCTATGACACTCGAGCAAGCTCGCCAACAGTTAGATCTCATTGACCATGACTTCTATCTCTTCCGCGATGGTGAAAGCGGTCAATTGCAGGTAATCTATCGGAGAAATCATGGGGGTTACGGTGTGATCCAAGCACGGGATTGA
- a CDS encoding deoxyribose-phosphate aldolase: MSGSKRLQDVPDLLAIIHHAQLDPHANDAVLHEACSAACHLGLGGFCTYPDRLNVARELLGPACKTRLVAVVGFPFGTTSASLKLAEAEWAADQGADNIDLVPSFWALHNGYLNAFAEEIATVSAIGLPVHVVLDIARLPEDTLALAVEATIDAGATGIQSGNGFGSVVSDIQIKRLAELCRGRCAIKAVGGVSSLNQVLQLVESGAGLLGTSRGTQLAQELRQSRQ, from the coding sequence ATGTCCGGATCTAAGCGACTTCAAGATGTTCCGGATTTACTTGCCATAATCCACCATGCTCAGCTTGATCCTCATGCTAATGATGCAGTACTTCATGAGGCTTGCAGTGCTGCTTGCCACCTTGGGCTTGGTGGTTTTTGTACCTATCCCGACCGGCTCAATGTAGCCCGGGAGTTACTAGGACCAGCTTGTAAAACGCGACTAGTGGCCGTGGTTGGTTTTCCCTTCGGTACTACATCAGCCAGCCTTAAGCTTGCAGAAGCAGAGTGGGCAGCCGATCAAGGTGCAGATAACATTGACCTAGTACCAAGTTTCTGGGCATTGCATAACGGCTACCTGAATGCTTTCGCTGAGGAAATCGCCACTGTTAGTGCTATAGGGCTCCCGGTACATGTAGTACTTGATATAGCTAGATTACCAGAAGATACGTTAGCTCTAGCAGTCGAGGCTACTATCGACGCGGGAGCTACGGGTATCCAGAGTGGGAATGGCTTCGGTTCGGTGGTCAGCGACATACAGATCAAAAGACTTGCCGAGCTCTGTCGTGGTCGCTGCGCGATTAAAGCTGTTGGTGGTGTGAGTAGCTTGAACCAGGTTCTGCAACTGGTGGAGTCTGGAGCTGGGCTACTGGGTACTAGCCGGGGAACGCAGCTAGCGCAAGAGCTACGTCAATCTCGACAATAA
- a CDS encoding lipoyl(octanoyl) transferase codes for MLSHIRNLESPINHSPTSAAILLEPQKPVSVELAWHWQRAWQHHLLQDPSGLEAVWILQHKACYTLGRGATEDHLLFSPAQAPLPLHRIDRGGEVTHHLPGQLVVYPVLDLKRRQNDLHWYMRQLEQVVLDVLAGLDLTGERLEGLTGVWLEKRKVAAIGVGCRRWITQHGLALNVTCSLEGFDAIVPCGLAGRTVGSLNQWLPNLREVDVQPLLRCALAHRLSLNWLEPAMANLARPMI; via the coding sequence ATGCTGTCTCATATCCGCAACCTAGAGAGTCCAATCAACCATTCCCCTACCTCTGCGGCAATTCTTCTTGAGCCTCAGAAACCTGTGTCTGTTGAGCTAGCATGGCACTGGCAGCGAGCTTGGCAGCATCACCTGCTGCAGGATCCTAGCGGCCTTGAAGCCGTCTGGATATTACAGCACAAGGCTTGCTATACCCTTGGTCGCGGAGCTACAGAAGACCATCTACTATTTTCACCGGCGCAGGCTCCGCTGCCACTACACCGAATCGATCGAGGTGGTGAGGTAACACATCATCTGCCGGGTCAACTGGTAGTTTATCCTGTGCTCGATTTGAAACGACGCCAGAATGATCTACACTGGTACATGCGTCAGCTTGAGCAAGTAGTTCTAGATGTGCTTGCAGGTCTAGATTTAACTGGTGAGCGTCTAGAAGGTCTTACCGGTGTCTGGCTAGAGAAACGTAAGGTTGCAGCTATCGGGGTTGGTTGCCGCCGTTGGATTACTCAACATGGTCTAGCTTTAAATGTGACCTGCTCACTAGAAGGGTTTGACGCCATTGTGCCTTGTGGCCTTGCCGGGCGCACAGTTGGCTCTCTCAACCAGTGGCTTCCTAATCTGCGTGAAGTAGATGTCCAACCACTACTGCGGTGCGCACTAGCACACCGACTCAGCTTAAATTGGCTTGAGCCAGCGATGGCTAATCTAGCGAGACCAATGATCTGA
- a CDS encoding tRNA preQ1(34) S-adenosylmethionine ribosyltransferase-isomerase QueA: MTDPRDLLLSSYDYDLPPEQIAQAPVNPRHDAKLLTVPAFGSNLQSGLARVWDWPQWLHPNDLVVLNNTRVLKARLHVRHSSGSSVELLVLEPRGEGRWLCLGRPAKKLRPGDKLWLEAIGQPPLLVDVLWIDVTKGGRVIQFPTNYHDTASIEELLDRYGEMPLPPYIQQSGFSTAGDYQTCYASRPGAVAAPTAGLHLSNELLATLNRRGIEIAYVTLHVGLGTFRPLESEDLRELRLHSEWVEVDANVVDAVNACHARGGRVIAVGTTSVRALEGAAAISGQLRPLRGPVDLVIKPGYRFSVIQGLLTNFHLPRSSLLLLVSALISRERLLDLYCQAVRYGLRFYSYGDAMWVLPEAVLPSARPRAGLIG; the protein is encoded by the coding sequence TTGACTGACCCCCGCGACCTTCTTCTCAGCTCCTATGACTATGATCTGCCACCAGAACAGATTGCACAGGCCCCAGTAAATCCCCGGCACGATGCCAAGCTTTTGACTGTGCCTGCTTTTGGTAGCAATCTGCAGTCAGGCCTAGCTCGTGTTTGGGACTGGCCTCAGTGGCTACATCCTAATGATTTAGTAGTGCTTAACAATACTCGGGTTCTCAAAGCACGATTGCATGTGCGCCACAGTAGCGGCAGCTCGGTAGAGCTATTAGTGTTAGAGCCCCGTGGTGAAGGGCGTTGGCTGTGTCTAGGTCGGCCGGCTAAAAAGCTACGACCGGGAGACAAACTCTGGCTAGAAGCAATAGGTCAGCCACCACTGTTGGTTGATGTGCTTTGGATCGATGTCACCAAGGGTGGCCGGGTAATACAGTTTCCGACTAATTATCACGATACCGCTTCCATAGAGGAGCTGCTAGACCGTTATGGTGAGATGCCTCTGCCACCCTATATTCAGCAAAGCGGTTTCAGTACCGCAGGAGATTATCAGACCTGCTATGCTAGTCGCCCAGGAGCAGTAGCAGCACCTACCGCTGGTTTGCACCTTAGCAATGAACTGCTTGCAACTCTCAACCGTCGTGGAATAGAAATAGCCTACGTTACTCTGCACGTGGGCTTGGGTACCTTTCGGCCCTTGGAAAGTGAGGACCTCAGAGAGCTGCGACTACATAGTGAGTGGGTAGAAGTGGACGCTAATGTGGTGGACGCAGTAAATGCTTGCCACGCTAGAGGTGGACGAGTGATAGCAGTTGGCACCACTAGTGTGCGTGCCCTTGAGGGAGCAGCTGCTATCAGCGGCCAATTGCGACCATTGCGAGGTCCAGTAGACTTAGTAATTAAGCCTGGCTACCGCTTTTCTGTAATACAGGGCTTGCTAACAAATTTCCATTTGCCAAGAAGTTCGCTGTTGTTACTGGTCAGTGCCCTGATCAGTCGTGAACGTCTGTTAGATCTCTATTGCCAGGCGGTTAGGTACGGGCTACGTTTTTACTCTTATGGCGATGCTATGTGGGTCCTGCCCGAAGCTGTACTACCATCAGCACGACCTCGGGCAGGACTAATAGGTTAA
- a CDS encoding glycosyltransferase family 1 protein: MAHIAWLGKRTPFCGNVTYGARTTKALRDRGHQTSFIHFDNPSAAGGGSEENSLVVDDPEVSLPYLLRSQVYTIPSPRAQRELRESLERLQPDLVHASLTLSPLDFRLPELCQQLGVPLVATFHPPFDVGLRNLTAGTQQLTYQLYAPALARYDSVVVFSGLQAKILMRLGVPEGRLAVIPNGVDPYRWVPQPASDDSSHHSVRQRLGGQRLFLYMGRISTEKNVEALLRAWRLVKLPGCRLVIVGDGPQRSILENSSDDIEAVSWWGYESEEAMRVALLQCAEVFVLPSLVEGLSLALLEAMATGTACLATDAGADGEVLAGGAGIILSTQGVTNQLRTLLPVLCDQPILTAELGRRARERVLDRYVLSDNIDALERLYARLMGSVATKSSLLK, translated from the coding sequence GTGGCGCACATCGCCTGGCTAGGTAAGAGGACGCCTTTTTGCGGCAATGTGACCTACGGGGCTAGGACAACTAAAGCACTCCGGGACCGAGGTCACCAAACAAGTTTTATACACTTTGACAATCCGTCGGCAGCAGGTGGAGGGAGTGAGGAAAATTCACTTGTAGTAGACGACCCTGAGGTGAGCTTACCTTACTTACTACGCTCGCAAGTTTACACCATCCCATCCCCAAGAGCCCAGCGAGAGCTACGCGAATCACTAGAACGCCTCCAGCCAGACCTGGTTCATGCCAGCTTGACACTCTCTCCTCTGGACTTCCGGCTACCGGAACTGTGCCAGCAGCTAGGAGTTCCTTTAGTTGCTACTTTCCATCCGCCTTTCGATGTTGGCCTGCGTAATTTAACCGCTGGTACTCAGCAACTTACATATCAACTTTACGCCCCAGCTTTAGCACGTTACGACAGTGTAGTTGTATTTTCGGGTCTGCAGGCCAAGATATTGATGCGACTTGGTGTGCCTGAGGGTCGTTTAGCAGTGATCCCAAACGGGGTTGATCCATACCGCTGGGTTCCCCAGCCAGCTAGCGACGATAGTTCTCACCATAGTGTGAGGCAACGCCTAGGAGGTCAGCGACTCTTCCTCTATATGGGCAGGATCTCAACTGAGAAAAATGTTGAAGCGCTTCTGCGAGCCTGGAGACTGGTAAAATTGCCAGGATGCCGACTAGTAATTGTTGGTGATGGGCCACAACGCAGTATCCTCGAAAATAGCAGCGATGACATAGAAGCTGTGAGCTGGTGGGGCTATGAATCTGAGGAGGCGATGCGCGTAGCTCTACTGCAATGTGCAGAGGTCTTTGTATTGCCCAGCTTAGTGGAAGGTCTTTCTTTGGCACTCTTAGAGGCAATGGCAACTGGCACAGCTTGCTTAGCTACCGACGCTGGTGCGGATGGTGAGGTGCTGGCCGGCGGAGCTGGCATTATCTTAAGTACTCAAGGAGTGACCAACCAGTTACGCACACTCTTACCTGTACTGTGCGATCAACCCATACTTACTGCCGAGCTAGGGCGACGCGCACGTGAGCGTGTGCTAGACCGTTACGTCCTCAGTGACAATATTGATGCTCTCGAGCGTCTCTACGCTAGACTAATGGGAAGTGTAGCTACTAAGTCGAGCCTCCTAAAGTAG